The following are encoded in a window of Hyalangium minutum genomic DNA:
- a CDS encoding ABC transporter permease: protein MRRILNRPELGAACGVVAVWAFFALYAGGSGFLSQAGSATYLEIASELGILAAAVSLLMIAGEFDLSVGSMIAASGMTISLLCERLGWSIWAAIAVALVLSLGVGFANGLVVVRTKLPSFIVTLGSLFILSGSTIGMTRLVTGRTQVGGLHEALHYGSAQTLFASRIGGFSVSILWWVAITVLASWVLLRTRSGNWIFGAGGAPDAARNLGVPVPKVKIALFMTTSFCACLIATFQAVKFTGSDVLRGTGKELEAILAAVLGGTLLTGGHGSVVGAAFGALLFGMVQQGIVFAGVDSDWYKVFLGAMLITAVLVNTYVRGRMVEARR from the coding sequence ATGCGCAGAATCCTCAATCGCCCCGAGCTTGGCGCTGCCTGTGGCGTCGTGGCCGTCTGGGCCTTCTTCGCCCTCTATGCGGGCGGGTCCGGCTTTCTGTCCCAGGCCGGCTCCGCGACGTATCTCGAGATTGCCTCGGAGCTGGGGATCCTGGCCGCCGCTGTCTCGCTGTTGATGATCGCCGGAGAGTTCGATCTCTCCGTCGGTTCCATGATCGCCGCCAGCGGGATGACCATCTCCCTGCTGTGCGAGCGGCTGGGCTGGTCCATCTGGGCCGCCATCGCCGTGGCCCTGGTGCTGTCGCTCGGGGTGGGCTTCGCCAACGGGCTGGTGGTCGTCCGCACGAAGCTGCCCTCGTTCATCGTCACGCTCGGCTCGCTGTTCATCCTGAGCGGGAGCACCATTGGAATGACCCGCCTCGTGACCGGCCGCACCCAGGTCGGTGGGCTGCACGAGGCGCTGCACTACGGCTCGGCCCAGACCCTCTTCGCCAGCCGCATCGGAGGCTTCTCCGTCTCCATCCTCTGGTGGGTGGCCATCACCGTGCTGGCGAGCTGGGTGCTGCTGCGCACGCGCTCCGGCAACTGGATCTTCGGCGCGGGTGGGGCCCCGGACGCTGCCCGGAACCTGGGCGTCCCCGTGCCCAAGGTGAAGATTGCGCTGTTCATGACGACCTCGTTCTGCGCCTGCCTGATCGCCACGTTCCAGGCCGTGAAGTTCACCGGCTCGGACGTGCTGCGCGGCACGGGCAAGGAGCTGGAGGCCATCCTGGCCGCCGTTCTTGGGGGGACGCTGCTCACCGGCGGGCATGGCTCGGTGGTGGGCGCCGCGTTCGGAGCGCTCCTGTTCGGCATGGTGCAGCAGGGCATCGTGTTCGCGGGGGTGGACTCGGACTGGTACAAGGTCTTCCTCGGGGCGATGTTGATCACCGCCGTGCTCGTGAACACCTACGTCCGCGGCCGGATGGTGGAGGCCCGTCGATGA
- a CDS encoding sugar ABC transporter substrate-binding protein translates to MRGYQSVRTLIGCLAIVLASACTKPEAAKPAGQEGTAQAPSAPKKDIKIAVVTHGQASDTFWSVVKNGVENAAKDTGATVTYNSPQTFDMVAMSRLIDAEVAKKPDGLVVSIPDANALSNSIKAAVAAGIPVISINSGSDVYKSLGVLLHVGQTEYDAGFGGGEKMAAAGVKNALCVNHEVGNASLDLRCKGFLDAITKAGGTGKVLAVNAADPTDSQSKVTAALGQGVDGIMTLGPLGSKAALAALKQGGNVGKVKLGTFDLTPDVLAGIRDGELEFAIDQQQYLQGYLPIVVLAQYKQYGVLPAGGILPTGPGFVTKENAARVIELSKQGIR, encoded by the coding sequence ATGCGCGGTTACCAGAGTGTGCGGACACTGATCGGATGTCTGGCCATCGTCCTGGCCTCGGCCTGTACCAAGCCCGAGGCCGCCAAGCCCGCCGGCCAGGAGGGCACTGCCCAGGCCCCGAGCGCCCCGAAGAAGGACATCAAGATCGCCGTCGTCACCCACGGCCAGGCGTCCGACACCTTCTGGTCCGTGGTGAAGAACGGCGTGGAGAACGCCGCCAAGGACACCGGCGCCACCGTCACCTACAACTCGCCGCAGACCTTCGACATGGTGGCCATGAGCCGCCTGATCGACGCCGAGGTCGCCAAGAAGCCGGACGGCCTGGTGGTCTCCATCCCCGACGCCAACGCGCTCTCCAACTCCATCAAGGCCGCCGTGGCCGCGGGCATCCCCGTCATCTCCATCAACTCCGGTAGTGACGTGTACAAGTCGCTCGGCGTGCTGCTCCACGTAGGCCAGACCGAGTACGACGCCGGCTTCGGCGGTGGCGAGAAGATGGCCGCCGCGGGCGTGAAGAACGCGCTCTGCGTCAACCATGAGGTGGGCAATGCCTCGCTGGACCTGCGCTGCAAGGGCTTCCTGGACGCCATCACCAAGGCGGGCGGCACGGGCAAGGTGCTCGCGGTGAACGCGGCGGACCCCACGGACTCCCAGTCCAAGGTCACCGCCGCGCTGGGCCAGGGCGTGGACGGCATCATGACGCTCGGCCCCCTGGGCTCCAAGGCGGCGCTCGCGGCGCTCAAGCAGGGCGGCAACGTGGGCAAGGTGAAGCTGGGCACGTTCGACTTGACGCCGGACGTGCTCGCGGGCATCCGGGACGGCGAGCTGGAGTTCGCCATCGACCAGCAGCAGTACCTGCAGGGCTACCTGCCGATCGTGGTCCTGGCCCAGTACAAGCAGTATGGGGTGCTGCCCGCCGGTGGCATCCTCCCGACGGGCCCGGGCTTCGTGACGAAGGAGAACGCGGCTCGCGTCATCGAGCTCAGCAAGCAAGGCATCCGGTAG
- a CDS encoding PfkB family carbohydrate kinase gives MTPLPELLVVGHVTRDFIRGETRLGGAASFSARVAATLGIETALVTAAPLDFDLMAPLRSLPRLSIHVVPSPAVTTFELDYSGPRRRVILRAVARTIRAEDIPEAWRDIPVAYVAPVAGECDRALVEGLRSKQICAGLQGWLRRPGADGTVEPTIAGEASSPPRGLGAAVFSEEDHPEAGFIAEQLTRQGLTLALTRGRRGSTVLQGTKRWEIPAAPATEVDPTGAGDVFGIAFTLALARGATAPEAATAAAAIAARVVEGPELGNLSAADTRHLPPPLQGR, from the coding sequence ATGACTCCCCTGCCCGAGCTCCTCGTCGTCGGCCATGTCACCCGAGACTTCATCCGAGGCGAGACCCGCCTGGGTGGAGCCGCCTCCTTCTCCGCCCGAGTCGCGGCGACGCTGGGCATCGAGACAGCGCTCGTGACGGCGGCGCCCCTGGACTTCGACTTGATGGCGCCGCTGCGGTCGCTGCCGCGGCTGTCGATCCACGTGGTGCCGAGCCCGGCAGTGACGACCTTCGAGCTGGACTACAGCGGGCCTCGGCGCCGCGTCATCCTGCGCGCGGTGGCCCGGACCATCCGCGCCGAGGACATTCCCGAGGCGTGGCGGGATATCCCCGTGGCGTACGTGGCGCCGGTGGCGGGCGAGTGCGACCGGGCGCTCGTGGAGGGACTGCGCTCGAAGCAGATCTGCGCGGGGCTTCAGGGGTGGCTGCGGCGGCCGGGAGCGGATGGGACGGTAGAGCCGACCATCGCCGGTGAGGCCTCCAGCCCCCCCAGGGGATTGGGTGCGGCCGTGTTCTCCGAAGAGGACCACCCGGAGGCGGGGTTCATCGCCGAGCAGCTGACCCGTCAGGGCCTCACGCTGGCGCTGACACGGGGCCGGAGAGGGTCCACGGTGCTGCAGGGCACGAAGCGCTGGGAGATTCCGGCGGCTCCTGCCACCGAAGTGGACCCCACGGGTGCGGGGGACGTGTTCGGGATCGCCTTCACGCTGGCGCTGGCGCGAGGGGCCACGGCTCCCGAGGCGGCCACGGCGGCGGCAGCCATCGCGGCCCGGGTGGTCGAGGGCCCCGAGCTGGGCAACCTCTCGGCGGCGGATACGCGGCACCTGCCTCCGCCGCTCCAGGGGCGCTGA
- a CDS encoding NAD(P)-dependent oxidoreductase, with translation MKIGFVGLGNMGQAMARNLIKAGHELTVYNRSQSKAEALRSQGARVAKTPREAAQGAQAVFTMLADDHALEEVSWGDDGILAGLDKGAIHISSSTISVALSERLTQAHAQAGQGYVSSPVFGRPDAAEAKQLWVLAAGAKADVERVRPLLEAIGRGLTVLGEKPSASNVAKLSGNFLIATMIEACAEVFALTRKHGIEAKTFLELYQSVFANSPIFGRYASLVASGQYEPAGFALRLGLKDVGLVLQAAGSAHVPMPIASVVRDQYVEAVARGMGEQDWSALGTLAAEKAGLGKP, from the coding sequence ATGAAGATTGGCTTCGTCGGACTCGGAAACATGGGCCAGGCCATGGCCCGCAACCTCATCAAGGCTGGACACGAGCTCACGGTCTACAACCGCTCGCAGTCCAAGGCGGAGGCGCTGCGTTCGCAAGGAGCGCGCGTCGCCAAGACGCCCCGCGAGGCGGCTCAAGGCGCCCAGGCAGTCTTCACCATGCTCGCGGACGATCACGCTCTGGAGGAGGTGAGCTGGGGAGACGACGGCATCCTCGCCGGGCTCGACAAGGGCGCCATCCACATCTCCTCGAGCACCATCTCCGTCGCGCTCTCCGAGCGGCTCACCCAGGCCCACGCCCAGGCAGGGCAGGGGTACGTGTCCTCGCCCGTCTTCGGCAGGCCTGATGCCGCCGAGGCCAAGCAGCTCTGGGTCCTGGCCGCGGGCGCCAAGGCGGACGTGGAGCGCGTCCGGCCGCTCCTGGAGGCCATCGGCCGGGGGCTCACCGTGCTCGGAGAGAAGCCCTCCGCTTCAAACGTGGCGAAGCTGTCCGGCAACTTCCTCATCGCCACCATGATCGAGGCCTGCGCGGAGGTGTTCGCCCTCACTCGCAAGCACGGCATCGAGGCCAAGACGTTCCTGGAGCTCTACCAGTCCGTCTTCGCCAACTCGCCCATCTTCGGTCGCTACGCCTCCCTGGTCGCTTCCGGCCAGTACGAGCCCGCGGGCTTCGCCCTCCGGCTGGGGCTCAAGGACGTGGGGCTGGTCCTCCAGGCTGCGGGCAGCGCCCATGTGCCCATGCCCATCGCCAGCGTCGTCCGCGACCAATACGTGGAGGCCGTCGCCCGAGGCATGGGCGAGCAGGACTGGTCCGCGCTCGGAACGCTTGCGGCGGAGAAGGCTGGCTTGGGCAAGCCCTGA
- a CDS encoding prephenate dehydrogenase/arogenate dehydrogenase family protein, translating into MQVALVGFGRFGRALGSLLVESGVDYRAFDPFAEIPESHRVSSLPALVSGAELVVVAVPVSRMRSVLRDLRPHLTPSQLVLDVGSVKVKPVEALAEVLGSEIPWVGTHPLFGPLSLAMAERPLRVVICPNPQHPSAAARARAFYERLGCEIVEQTAENHDRVMAHTHALTFFVAKGMIDAGIGLDVPFAPASFKALARTIETVRSDAGHLFAAIQRENPFSSEARRELLTALQAVHEDLERLPLEAAAPDTGRMAIPTSEVRPPEQTEYRTHLEQLDRELMSLLARRIQLARRADRSGPLEGQGEEAAREEALLAQRRAWAAELGLDPEETEVFFRNLLRLPHRSDGTSG; encoded by the coding sequence ATGCAGGTTGCTCTCGTGGGCTTTGGGCGGTTTGGCCGGGCGCTCGGATCGCTCCTGGTGGAGTCCGGCGTGGACTACCGGGCCTTCGACCCCTTTGCCGAGATTCCCGAATCGCACCGCGTCTCTTCGCTGCCTGCGTTGGTCTCCGGAGCAGAACTCGTTGTCGTAGCTGTCCCTGTTTCTCGGATGCGCTCCGTGCTTCGGGATCTGCGCCCGCACCTGACGCCCTCGCAGCTCGTGCTGGATGTGGGCAGTGTGAAGGTGAAGCCTGTGGAGGCGCTCGCCGAGGTGCTGGGTTCGGAGATCCCTTGGGTGGGCACCCATCCGCTCTTCGGCCCTCTCAGCCTCGCCATGGCTGAGCGGCCTCTGCGCGTCGTCATCTGTCCCAACCCGCAGCACCCCAGCGCTGCCGCGCGGGCTCGCGCTTTCTATGAGCGGCTCGGGTGCGAGATCGTCGAGCAGACCGCCGAGAACCATGACCGCGTGATGGCCCATACCCACGCCCTGACGTTCTTCGTGGCCAAAGGGATGATCGACGCGGGTATCGGGCTCGATGTCCCGTTTGCTCCCGCCAGCTTCAAGGCCCTGGCTCGCACCATTGAGACGGTCCGTTCGGACGCTGGCCACCTCTTTGCCGCCATCCAGCGCGAGAACCCGTTCTCCTCGGAGGCCCGCCGGGAGCTGCTCACGGCGCTCCAGGCCGTCCACGAGGACCTCGAGCGCCTTCCTCTCGAGGCTGCCGCTCCCGACACGGGGCGCATGGCGATTCCCACCTCAGAGGTCCGCCCTCCCGAGCAGACGGAGTACCGGACCCACCTCGAGCAATTGGACCGCGAGCTGATGTCGCTCTTGGCCCGGCGCATCCAGCTCGCTCGACGCGCCGACCGTAGCGGCCCTCTGGAAGGGCAGGGCGAAGAGGCGGCCCGAGAAGAGGCGCTTCTCGCTCAGCGCCGCGCCTGGGCCGCCGAGCTGGGTTTGGACCCGGAGGAGACAGAGGTTTTCTTTCGCAACCTTCTGCGCCTGCCCCACCGTTCTGACGGCACAAGCGGCTAG